The genomic segment CTCACGCCAGGTAGCTTGAAGAAACGCCTGGCACGACATGGCCAAATTCGTCTTCATTACCGGTGGGGTAGTGTCCAGCATTGGTAAGGGGATCGTCGCCGCCAGCCTCGGACGCCTGCTGAAGTCGAGGGGTTACAACGTTTCGATCCTGAAGCTGGATCCGTACCTCAACGTGGATCCGGGCACGATGAGCCCGATCCAGCACGGCGAGGTGTTTGTCACCGAAGACGGGGCTGAAACCGATCTTGATCTCGGGCACTACGAACGCTTCACCGATACGGCGATGTCACGCCTCAACAGCGTGACCACCGGTTCGATCTACCAGGCGGTGATCAACAAGGAGCGACGGGGCGATTACAACGGCGGAACTGTTCAGGTGATCCCGCACATCACGGGAGAAATTCGCGAGCGGATCCACCGGGTGGCGGCCAACAGCAATGCCGACGTGGTGATCACGGAAATCGGTGGCACCGTCGGCGACATCGAATCACTTCCGTTTCTCGAAGCGATCCGCGAATTCCGCGGTGATGTCGGTCGCCACGACCTTGCCTATGTCCACGTGACCCTCCTGCCGTTCATCGGAACGTCAGGAGAACTCAAGACAAAACCGACCCAGCACTCGGTGAAGGAGCTGCGATCGATTGGCATCCAGCCCGATGTTCTGGTGTGCCGCAGTGACCGTTCGATCAGCGATGAGATGAAACGCAAGATCGGGGGCTTCTGCGGAGTTCTCACGCGAGCCGTGATCCCATCACTCGATGCCGACAGCATCTATGCCGTCCCTCTCACCCTGGAGCAGGAAGGCCTCTGCCGGGAAGTGCTCGATGTCCTCGACCTCACCGATCACGAAAGTGACATGGCTGACTGGGCTCAGCTGGTGCACAAGCTGCGCCACCCGGGCCCGGTAGTGAAAGTGGCGCTGGTGGGCAAATACATCCAGCTGAATGACGCCTATCTCTCCGTCGTGGAGGCCCTTCGGCATGCCTGCCTGACTCAGGACGCCTCCCTTGATCTGCACTGGGTCTGTGCTGAACAGATCGAAACAGACGGAGCCGATGCACTGCTGAAGGGGATGGATGCGGTGGTGGTTCCGGGTGGCTTCGGCAACCGTGGCGTGGATGGAAAGATTGCAGCAATCCGTTGGGCACGGGAGCAGCGGGTCCCATTCCTCGGCCTCTGCCTGGGCATGCAGACGGCCGTGATCGAATGGGCACGGAACCAGGCCGGACTGACGGAAGCGACCAGCGCTGAGCTCGATGCGGGCACACCCCACCCCGTGATCCACCTCCTGCCGGAGCAACAGGATGTTGTGGACCTTGGAGGAACCATGCGACTCGGCGTCTACCCCTGCCGCATCGCCTCCGGCACCATGGCGCATCAGTTGTACGGCGAGGAAGTGGTCTATGAGCGACACCGGCATCGCTACGAATTCAATAACGCCTACCGAAATCTGTTTCTCGAATCCGGTTACGTCGTGAGCGGCAGCTCACCGGACGGACGACTGGTGGAGCTGATCGAGTTGAAAGGACATCCCTTCTTCACAGCCTGTCAGTACCACCCTGAATTCCTCTCACGGCCAGGACGACCTCACCCCCTCTTCCGAGGCCTGATCGAAGCCGCCCAGCAACGGCTGCCGGCCTCTCCAAGCGAGGCTCTCCAGCGCCAGCGATGAGCTCGGTCACCACCCTGCCGGTGGTGGAAACCTTCCACTCCCTTCAAGGGGAGGGGCATCACAGTGGTCGCAGTGCCTTCTTCATTCGACTCGGCGGCTGCAGCGTGGGATGCCCCTGGTGCGACACCAAGCAGTCCTGGCCGGAAGGGGTGCATCCACACAGGAGCGTGGACGACCTGGCGGATGCTGCACTGACGGCAGCGACATGTGGTGCCGGTTTCACCGTGATCACCGGGGGCGAACCGCTGCACCACGACCTGGGGCCTCTCACGACGGCCCTCAGGCGAACCAACAGGCCCCTGCATCTGGAAACGAGTGGGGTGGATCCGCTCAGTGGTCAATTCGACTGGATCACCCTCTCACCCAAGCGCCATCAACCTCCTCGCATCGACCTCCTGCGCTGTTGCCATGAACTGAAGGTCGTGGTGCACGGTCCTGACGATCTGGCTTTCGCTGAGGAGATGGCAAGCCAGGCCGATCACCAGGCGAAACTTCTTCTGCAGCCAGGTTGGGACAGTGATCGGGGCAGAGAGTTGTCGGTGGAACACGTGAGGCATCAACCGAGCTGGCGGCTCAGTCTGCAAACACACAAGTGGCTGGGCGTGCGTTGAGACTGAAATCACGGCCCATCAACGGACGATGACGACAATTGCTCTCCTCGGCACCGGTCTGCTTGGACACGCCATCGGCCAGCGCTTGCTTGCGCAAGGACTGACGCTCAGGGTCTGGAACCGGACGGCAACGCGAATCAGCACCCTGGTCAGTGCGGGGGCGATCCCAATTGAACAACTGAGCGAATCGGCCCAGGGATGCGATGCCGTCATCACCGTCCTCAAGGACGGCCCGGCGACCAGCGATGTCGTGCATGCGCTGGATGATCTCAGGGGACGCTGTCTGATTCCGATGGGAACGATGGGAATCAGCCAGAGCCGTGACCTCGCCACATTTATGAACAGCCGAGGCGGAAGCTATCTCGAGGCGCCGGTCTTGGGCAGCCGACCTGAGGCCTTGAACGGATCATTGCTGGTGATGGCCGGCAGCGACCCTGACGTGTTCAAGCAGCAACAACATCTGCTCAGCCACGTATCTGCTCAACCGGTGCTTGTCGGACCCGTGGGGAGCGGAGCCGCCACCAAGTTGGCTCTCAATCAACTGATCGCCAGCATGACCCACGCGTTTTCACTGTCGCTGCGCCTCGTGCAACAGGCCGATGTCCCCATCGAGACCTTCATGGAGATCCTGCGACCATCCGCCCTCTATGCCCCCACCTACGACAAGAAACTGAAACGGATGCTGGAGCAGCACTACAGCGACCCGAACTTCAGCACGGCCCTGCTTCGCAAAGATCTGATGCTGTTCCTGCAGGAAGCCATGCAGTCCGGATTGAACCCTGAGGGCCTCAGCGGACTTTCAACAATGTTGGTGCAAGCCACAGCCCACGATCTGGATGAGCTGGATTACTGCTCATTGCACGAACTGACGCAGTCAATCAGGCCCTGACGTCGCAACTTGAGCCAATCAGCTGGGGCAATGAGCCGGACTGATCAAACACTCCTCGACAATCCCCACAATCCGACTGAATCAGCTGCCCATGAAATGAAGCATGACCTCAACAGCAGAGAGGCCGATTAAAAATGTGCCAGCCAGGAGGGAGGCTTCCTTGAACGTTCTGGCCATCAGCAGCGCCGCAACACCGGTGGAAAGCTCAATCAGAAATCTAAAGGAAATCTGAAGTGGCACTGTTAAGGCCCGTAAAGGTTTTGAAAGCCTGGCACGGCAAGTTCACTCAAGTTCATGAAAAGTGCTTCATAGAACTGAGTAAAACGGCTCAAATCTTTTTCTCTGACCGGAGAAATCATCAATCGTCACATCCCCTCTGACGTCTTGAATGAAGCAATGGAACCCAGAACCGCCATCGCCCTGTTATCCGGCGGCCTCGATTCCGCCACCGCAGCCGCGCTGGCGATCGAATCGGGCGATCGGGTGATCGGCCTGTCCTTCGACTACGGGCAGAGGCATCGCCGTGAACTGGAAGCAGCAGACCGACTCGCGCACAGCCTCGGATTCGCCGAGCACCATCGGATCCACGTGAACCTTGCCGCCTGGGGTGGATCTGCCTTGACCGATCACCAGGTCCACATCCCGATCGATGGCATCAAAGACGAGGGAATCCCTGTGACGTACGTCCCCGGCCGCAACACCGTCTTCATCGCCATCGGTCTAAGCCTGGCGGAGGCAAGAGCGGCTCACCGCCTTGTGCTGGGGGTGAATGCGGTGGACTACTCCGGGTACCCGGATTGTCGCCCTGACTATCTCCAGGCCTTTCAGACCCTGGCGGGTCTCGCCAGCAAAGCCGGCCGCGAGGGGCATGGAACCGAACTTTGGGCACCCCTGGTGACCTGGAGCAAAACCAGGATCGTTGAAGAAGCTCTGCGTCTGGGAGTCCCCATCGCAGACACCTGGAGCTGCTACAGCGGTGGAGACCGTCCCTGCGGAGTCTGCGACAGCTGTCGCATTCGCGATGCCGCCCTCCGCGACGCCGGTCGCCCGGATCTGTGCAGCTGACCGAACCGATCCGACGCGAGCTGGCCTGGCGTCAACCAGCTGCCGTCGCCAGACGGCTGGCAGAGGAATGGGGGGAAGCCGGTCTGATTTGGCTGGATGGAGACGGCAGCGAAAGAGGTCGTTGGGTCACCCTCGCGGTCGACCCTGTCGAGCAACGATGCAGCCGCGGCAGACCCGACCAGCCAGACGCACAAAATCCGTTTGCACTGTTGCGGCAACTGGGGCACGGCCATTGGTGCGGCTGGCTCAGCTACGAAGCCGCGGCCTGGACGGAACCCGCCAACCCCTGGCATGGAGATGCCATGGCAAGCCTCTGGATCGCAAGGCACGACCCCGTTCTGCGCTTTGATCTGCGCACGCAAGCCCTCTGGATCGAGGGGATGAACCCCCGTCGTCTCGAGCGGATGTCGAACTGGCTTGCGGAGTTCGATGCAGCAACAGAGGTGCAGGAGGACGCGATCGGGATCGCTCCGGAGCAATGGCAGTGGCACAGCGATCGTGCCAACTTCACCGCTGGTGTGCAGCGGATCAAAGACCTGATCGCGGCGGGGGACTTATTCCAAGCAAACCTCACAGCGTGCTGCAGCACGCTGTGGCCGCCGGAACGATCCTGTCTCGATGTCTTCCTGAGGCTTCGGCAGCGTTGCCCTGCGCCCTTTGCAGGACTGCTGATCGGCGACGGTGAGGCGCAGGGGGAAGCCGTGCTCTCCACCTCACCGGAACGGTTTCTGCAGGTCGACGCCGGTGGCAGCGTCGAGACACGACCGATCAAAGGCACACGACCGCGCGCTCAGGATCTGCAGCGGGATGCCGACCTGGCCGCGGATCTGATCTGCAGTGACAAGGACCGGGCTGAAAACGTGATGATCGTCGATCTGTTGCGCAACGATCTGGGCCGGGTCTGCAGACCCGGTTCCATCCACGTCCCGCAGCTGCTGGGGCTGGAGACCTACTCAGCTGTGCATCACCTCACATCCGTGGTGCAGGGCGAACTGAGAGAGGGGCTGTCCTGGGTGGATCTGCTGCAGGCCTGCTGGCCCGGCGGCTCAATCACGGGTGCCCCGAAACTCCGGGCCTGCCAGCGACTCGCTGAACTGGAGCCGGTCAGCCGGGGACCCTATTGCGGGTCCTTGATCCGGGTCGACTGGGACGGACGATTCGACAGCAACATCCTGATCCGTTCCCTGATGCGCAAGGGCGATCGACTGAGGGCCCACGCCGGCTGCGGGATCGTCGCCGACTCCGACCCGGACAATGAAGCCGACGAGCTCAACTGGAAACTGCGACCTCTTCTCGACGCCCTGCGATGAGCCAAGCAGTCGCCTGGATGGATGGTCGGTGGAGCACCCCTGATGAACTCGGCATTCCGGTGAGTGATCGCGGCCTGCGACTGGCCGATGGACTGTTCGAAACCATCCTGGTGATCGGCAGCAGGCCACAGTTGTTTTCGCTGCACCTTGAGCGATGGCGAACGGGTGCCGAGCTCCTCGCCATGCAGCCACCCCCGCCACGAAGCGACCTCGACCCGCTGGTGGTCGACGCCGTCACGAGGGCGAACCTGGGCCAGAGTCCGGCTGCTTTGCGATTGAACTGGAGCCGTGGATCAACCGGCGGCCGCGGCCTGACGATGCCCGGATGCGGCTCCGAACGCTTCTGGCTCACCCTCGACCCCTGTGAAACAGACTTCAGGCCTGTCACGACAATGATCAGTCGCCATGAACGACGCAACGCCGACAGCCGCATGAGCCGTTGCAAGACCTTTGCCTACAGTCAGGCCGTGATGGCACGTCTCGAGGCGGGTTCCGCCGGAAAAGACGATGCTCTGCTGCTCAACAGCACCGGAGAACTCTGCTGCAGCACCAGTGCCAATCTGCTGGTCCGCCGAGATGGTGCCTGGTTGACGCCACCGCTCAGCAGCGGCTGCCTGCCAGGGGTGATGCGCGCCAGAGCGCTGGCAACAGGGTTGTGCCGGGAAGCCTGGATCGGGGCAAACCTGAAGCCGACGGATCAGGCCCTGTTGGTCAACAGTCTCGGTTGCCGAGCGATTCAATCCGTGAACGGCAACACCCTGGACTGGGACATCCAGAGCCAGGAGCTCTGGACCAATCTTCTCCTCTGAGGAAGCGCAATCAGTCGCTCAGCAATCTCTGAACCGACTCGGCCCAACCGCTGCCGTGAGGAGCTCGAGCCAACTGAAATCGGCCATCGTCAATCCCTTCGATCAACGTCGGGTGCGGTCCCTTCACCCCCGGAACAACAACGGCGATGTCTGCCACCTCAAGCAGTGGTAGATCGTTGGGCGAATCCCCGAGTCCCAGAATCTGCACATCGCTGCATCCCTGATGCTGCTTCAGGGCCTCGAGAGCACGACCTTTGCTGATGCCCTCACCCAGGAGATGGGCCATGCGGTTCCCTTCGACGATCGTGAGTCGGTAGTCCTGAACCATCGCGATCAACCGATCACGGCTTGAAGGGGGTGGGGCCACAAAGGGAACGCTGCATCGGCGACGTTGAGCCATGCGCAACGCTTCACCGCTGAGACCGAGCAATCGATCTCCTTCTGCATCACTGAGTTCATCGAGAGCAAGCAATGGCTCGCCAAGCTCTGCTTCCATCAGCTTGAGCTTGGGTCTGAGCTCCTGCCAACCAGGGCCGAGACTGATCTCCCATTCCTCGCCGTCGGGATGCTGCCCATGGATGGCGGCACCGTTCTCAACGATGAACGGATCAGACAGGTCTGCATCCTGACGGAACCGGCGAACCTCCTCAGCCGTCTTGCTGGTGCAGGGAATCACCGGAATCCCCTGCCGTTGGAGCCAGCGAATCGCCTCAGCGGCGGGGGTCCAGTCGTAACGGTGATCCAGCAGCGTGCCGTCGAGATCGGTCACGACCCACCAGGACGAGCGTTCCTGGATCACTGACTGACGAGCCATGCCACTTGGTAGGGATCGAGTTGAAGCTGCTGCTGACCGATCTCCAGATCACGCTCCCGGAGAGAGTCGTGCCACGACGATAGGGCGGCTTTTTCGCTCAGGGTGCTGAGGGGAAGGTTGAGACGTGCACTGGTCATGTTGTGCACGGCATAGAGGGGTTGTTGCGTGTTGCCGCGTTTCAGAACAACCAGATCGGAGCGACCGCCGCTGATCAAGGTCATGGGAGTGTCCGGATGCAGAGCTCGTATCGACGCACGCACGCGCATGGCATGGCGCAGAACCTTCAGAACCAGGGTGGGGTCGCTCTCAGGATCATCCAGTCGACGTTCAAGCGAGTCGGTTTTGAACTGGGGTCGGTTGAGATCACGACGCTGGCCTGTTTTTCGGAATTTCGACACGTCATTGGGACTGGCCAGCAGAGCTGGAAGGTAGAAAGCCGGCACGCCAGGCAACGCCATCACGAGCAACTGCGTCAGAAGGAATCTCTCCAGCTGGAAATGGGAGGGATCAATCCCCCCATCGGCCATGGCACTCCACCAGCTGATGTTGATCTCATAGGGAACATCGTCTCCGGAGCTGAGACGGCGATGGCTGATCAATCCCCCACGCTGCTCGCATGCGATCAGAAACTGCAGCAGACGTTTGTCGGGCATCAACCCCTCCAACGGCCGCAGGCCGACGCCGTCATGACAGGCGGTGAAGTTGAGCAACCCCGTTTGTTTCGGCAACGTCGGCCAGCGGGCGAGCCAGGCGTTGAGGAGATCGGCACGGCCGCTGATCGCACCCTCCAGAAGGAGAGGAGGAAGAGGGAAGTTGTAAGCGAGATGGGCTTCCTGACCGTTACGGAGATAGGACAGGTTCTCCTGCTCAGGAACATTGGTTTCGGTGACGACAACGCCATCCGGACAAAGCGACTGGAGCAGCAGACGCAGAATCTGAACAAGGCGATAGGCCTCCGGCCTGTGGATACAGGTGGTGTTGGGTTCCTTCCAGATGAAGCCGACCGCATCAAGACGAATCCAACGCACACCGTGGCTTGACATCCGACGCAGCAGATCGGCGAATCCAATCAGCACATCGGGACTTCGCCAGTTCAGATCCACCTGATCCGGACCGAATGTGGTCCACACCTGACGTTTGCCGTTCGGTGGACCGAGCTGGGTGAACAGGGCCGTGCTGCGGGGCCGGACAACGTCGTTCCAACAGGGATCCGGACCGGCCTCAAGAACACAGGATTGGCCGGGATCCTCATGTCGAAGAAATTGCCGAACCCAGGGATGGGAAGCGGAGACATGGTTCAGAACAAGATCTGCCATCAACCGACGTCCCTCCGCCAGAGCGGAGAGATCGCTCCAATCGCCATGGCGCTCTTCCAGCTGTTCGTAGCTGGCCACTGCAAAACCGCCATCACTGGTGGATTTGAGAAACGGCAACACGTGGATGACTGCAGCGAAATCCGTCAGATGGCGGTTCACGAGGCTGCGAAGACTTTGCAGACCGGAACGGCCCGCATCCACCACGGTGTCGGCATAGGTGATCAACACAGCATCTCCACCGCTCCAAAGCGATGGACGAGCCTCTGGGGTGTCCCAGTTCCCTGACGGGTAAAAAGATTGCAGCAATTGTGACGACAGTTCCTCGAGATCACCGGAAGAATCAACCGGGTATACATCTCCGAGAAGCTTCCGCAACGTTCCCGCCTGCGGGTCATGCATGGAGCTTCACCTGCTGGATATGCCACAGGTATGGAGCAGGTCCCTTCGTCTTGTTGTCGCCTTCAACACCGCATGGATTTTCAGCAAGGTCTGATCACCACGGTCCATGACTACGGCCTCGGAAATCTTGACGCCGTCGCTTTCAGGAAAGAACTCGCTCAAAAACGAACGGCACTGCTGATCCCATGCCTGATGGACGAGTTCAGTCGACCTGCTCTCGGACTGATCCGTGACGCTCTGAAGGAACTCAGTGGTCTCAGCTGCCTGGTGATCGCACTCTCCGCAGAGACGGCGGACGACGTTGCTGCAGCGGAGACGTTTTTCGAAGGAATGCCTTTTCCGGTCCAGGTTCACTGGACCAACGGTCCCGCCGTCCGGGACGTGCTCCTGTCTGTTCAGGACCTGGGACTGGAAGTGACAGGACCACCAGGGAAGGGCTGGGCCGTCTGGCAAGGTCTCGGTGTGGCCTGCAGTCAGGCCGAAGTGGTCGGACTATTCGACGCTGACATCCGCACGTTCGGATCGTCCTATCCCGAGCGAATGCTGCGTCCTCTGCTCGATCCATCCCATGGTGTGGCCTATGTGAAAGCGTTCTACAGCCGCCTCTCTCTCGAAACACAGGCATTGCAAGGACGAGCGACACGTCTCTTCGTCGGTCCATTGCTTGCCAGCTTGGAACAGATCTTCGGCCCCCTCCCCTACCTTCGCTACCTGCAGTCGTTTCGTTACCCGTTGGCCGGGGAATTCGCCTTCACAACCGACTTGGCGATGAACCTCCGCATCCCGTCGGATTGGGGGCTGGAAGTTGGTCTGTTATCCGAGGTCTATCGCCACGTCGCGTCCAGCCGGATCGCTCAGGTTGATCTTGGACTGTTCGATCACAAACACAAAACTCTTGGCAACAAACCCTCGGAAGGCCTGCAGAGAATGGCCGGTGAAATTTTCTGTACCGTTCTCCGCAGCTTGATGGAACACGAAGGTTGCGTGGTCTCAACCGATCAACTTCCCACTCTTGAAGTGCTGTATCGACGGGTTGGCGAAGATCGTGTGCGGCAGTTCGGCCTTGATTCGGCGATCAACCGTTTGCCTTACGACAGACATCGCGAAGAACTTGCCGTCCAGAGTTTTTCAAGTCTGCTGAGACCTGGACTGAAGCGGTTCCAGGACACCCCGATCGCCCATCAACTACCCAGCTGGTCACGATTGAACAGCTGTAATCCAATGCTTCAGAAAGATCTTGCTGAAGCGGGCCAGTCCGATCGAAAAATCTCTAGTCGAGCAACGATGATGCAGCGACCTCAATACCCTGCATTCGTCTCTCAAACTCTGACGAGTGAGACTGCAGCCTGAGCCCCACCTCTCATAACTCCTGCATCTGCTGACGAATCACCCAGTCCGTGGCAGCTCTCTGTGATTGCCAG from the Synechococcus sp. KORDI-100 genome contains:
- the queC gene encoding 7-cyano-7-deazaguanine synthase QueC, which gives rise to MEPRTAIALLSGGLDSATAAALAIESGDRVIGLSFDYGQRHRRELEAADRLAHSLGFAEHHRIHVNLAAWGGSALTDHQVHIPIDGIKDEGIPVTYVPGRNTVFIAIGLSLAEARAAHRLVLGVNAVDYSGYPDCRPDYLQAFQTLAGLASKAGREGHGTELWAPLVTWSKTRIVEEALRLGVPIADTWSCYSGGDRPCGVCDSCRIRDAALRDAGRPDLCS
- a CDS encoding CTP synthase; the protein is MAKFVFITGGVVSSIGKGIVAASLGRLLKSRGYNVSILKLDPYLNVDPGTMSPIQHGEVFVTEDGAETDLDLGHYERFTDTAMSRLNSVTTGSIYQAVINKERRGDYNGGTVQVIPHITGEIRERIHRVAANSNADVVITEIGGTVGDIESLPFLEAIREFRGDVGRHDLAYVHVTLLPFIGTSGELKTKPTQHSVKELRSIGIQPDVLVCRSDRSISDEMKRKIGGFCGVLTRAVIPSLDADSIYAVPLTLEQEGLCREVLDVLDLTDHESDMADWAQLVHKLRHPGPVVKVALVGKYIQLNDAYLSVVEALRHACLTQDASLDLHWVCAEQIETDGADALLKGMDAVVVPGGFGNRGVDGKIAAIRWAREQRVPFLGLCLGMQTAVIEWARNQAGLTEATSAELDAGTPHPVIHLLPEQQDVVDLGGTMRLGVYPCRIASGTMAHQLYGEEVVYERHRHRYEFNNAYRNLFLESGYVVSGSSPDGRLVELIELKGHPFFTACQYHPEFLSRPGRPHPLFRGLIEAAQQRLPASPSEALQRQR
- a CDS encoding NAD(P)-dependent oxidoreductase, whose protein sequence is MTTIALLGTGLLGHAIGQRLLAQGLTLRVWNRTATRISTLVSAGAIPIEQLSESAQGCDAVITVLKDGPATSDVVHALDDLRGRCLIPMGTMGISQSRDLATFMNSRGGSYLEAPVLGSRPEALNGSLLVMAGSDPDVFKQQQHLLSHVSAQPVLVGPVGSGAATKLALNQLIASMTHAFSLSLRLVQQADVPIETFMEILRPSALYAPTYDKKLKRMLEQHYSDPNFSTALLRKDLMLFLQEAMQSGLNPEGLSGLSTMLVQATAHDLDELDYCSLHELTQSIRP
- a CDS encoding HAD-IIB family hydrolase — encoded protein: MARQSVIQERSSWWVVTDLDGTLLDHRYDWTPAAEAIRWLQRQGIPVIPCTSKTAEEVRRFRQDADLSDPFIVENGAAIHGQHPDGEEWEISLGPGWQELRPKLKLMEAELGEPLLALDELSDAEGDRLLGLSGEALRMAQRRRCSVPFVAPPPSSRDRLIAMVQDYRLTIVEGNRMAHLLGEGISKGRALEALKQHQGCSDVQILGLGDSPNDLPLLEVADIAVVVPGVKGPHPTLIEGIDDGRFQLARAPHGSGWAESVQRLLSD
- a CDS encoding 7-carboxy-7-deazaguanine synthase QueE; translated protein: MSSVTTLPVVETFHSLQGEGHHSGRSAFFIRLGGCSVGCPWCDTKQSWPEGVHPHRSVDDLADAALTAATCGAGFTVITGGEPLHHDLGPLTTALRRTNRPLHLETSGVDPLSGQFDWITLSPKRHQPPRIDLLRCCHELKVVVHGPDDLAFAEEMASQADHQAKLLLQPGWDSDRGRELSVEHVRHQPSWRLSLQTHKWLGVR
- a CDS encoding glycosyl transferase, giving the protein MDFQQGLITTVHDYGLGNLDAVAFRKELAQKRTALLIPCLMDEFSRPALGLIRDALKELSGLSCLVIALSAETADDVAAAETFFEGMPFPVQVHWTNGPAVRDVLLSVQDLGLEVTGPPGKGWAVWQGLGVACSQAEVVGLFDADIRTFGSSYPERMLRPLLDPSHGVAYVKAFYSRLSLETQALQGRATRLFVGPLLASLEQIFGPLPYLRYLQSFRYPLAGEFAFTTDLAMNLRIPSDWGLEVGLLSEVYRHVASSRIAQVDLGLFDHKHKTLGNKPSEGLQRMAGEIFCTVLRSLMEHEGCVVSTDQLPTLEVLYRRVGEDRVRQFGLDSAINRLPYDRHREELAVQSFSSLLRPGLKRFQDTPIAHQLPSWSRLNSCNPMLQKDLAEAGQSDRKISSRATMMQRPQYPAFVSQTLTSETAA
- a CDS encoding alpha-amylase family glycosyl hydrolase, producing the protein MHDPQAGTLRKLLGDVYPVDSSGDLEELSSQLLQSFYPSGNWDTPEARPSLWSGGDAVLITYADTVVDAGRSGLQSLRSLVNRHLTDFAAVIHVLPFLKSTSDGGFAVASYEQLEERHGDWSDLSALAEGRRLMADLVLNHVSASHPWVRQFLRHEDPGQSCVLEAGPDPCWNDVVRPRSTALFTQLGPPNGKRQVWTTFGPDQVDLNWRSPDVLIGFADLLRRMSSHGVRWIRLDAVGFIWKEPNTTCIHRPEAYRLVQILRLLLQSLCPDGVVVTETNVPEQENLSYLRNGQEAHLAYNFPLPPLLLEGAISGRADLLNAWLARWPTLPKQTGLLNFTACHDGVGLRPLEGLMPDKRLLQFLIACEQRGGLISHRRLSSGDDVPYEINISWWSAMADGGIDPSHFQLERFLLTQLLVMALPGVPAFYLPALLASPNDVSKFRKTGQRRDLNRPQFKTDSLERRLDDPESDPTLVLKVLRHAMRVRASIRALHPDTPMTLISGGRSDLVVLKRGNTQQPLYAVHNMTSARLNLPLSTLSEKAALSSWHDSLRERDLEIGQQQLQLDPYQVAWLVSQ
- a CDS encoding aminotransferase class IV — its product is MSQAVAWMDGRWSTPDELGIPVSDRGLRLADGLFETILVIGSRPQLFSLHLERWRTGAELLAMQPPPPRSDLDPLVVDAVTRANLGQSPAALRLNWSRGSTGGRGLTMPGCGSERFWLTLDPCETDFRPVTTMISRHERRNADSRMSRCKTFAYSQAVMARLEAGSAGKDDALLLNSTGELCCSTSANLLVRRDGAWLTPPLSSGCLPGVMRARALATGLCREAWIGANLKPTDQALLVNSLGCRAIQSVNGNTLDWDIQSQELWTNLLL
- a CDS encoding anthranilate synthase component I family protein, with the protein product MQLTEPIRRELAWRQPAAVARRLAEEWGEAGLIWLDGDGSERGRWVTLAVDPVEQRCSRGRPDQPDAQNPFALLRQLGHGHWCGWLSYEAAAWTEPANPWHGDAMASLWIARHDPVLRFDLRTQALWIEGMNPRRLERMSNWLAEFDAATEVQEDAIGIAPEQWQWHSDRANFTAGVQRIKDLIAAGDLFQANLTACCSTLWPPERSCLDVFLRLRQRCPAPFAGLLIGDGEAQGEAVLSTSPERFLQVDAGGSVETRPIKGTRPRAQDLQRDADLAADLICSDKDRAENVMIVDLLRNDLGRVCRPGSIHVPQLLGLETYSAVHHLTSVVQGELREGLSWVDLLQACWPGGSITGAPKLRACQRLAELEPVSRGPYCGSLIRVDWDGRFDSNILIRSLMRKGDRLRAHAGCGIVADSDPDNEADELNWKLRPLLDALR